The following is a genomic window from Candidatus Dormiibacterota bacterium.
TGCTTCCCGCGGTAGCAGTCCATCTCGCGGGCGATGGTGGCGAGATTCGCCCGGTCCTGCGGCTGCAGCCCGTCGGCGCGCTGCAGCTCGGCGAGGTATGCGTAGGCGCTGATCTCCGCACGGTGACAGGCGTTGAGGAAGCCGGTCATGTCGCGGCCGCGCGCGGCCTCGGACGCGCGGCGCATCAGCTCCTGCTTCCTGTCGTCGAGCGTGTTCACCGTATTCACGGTAGCACCTCCCGAGCGACCGCGGATGACGGCCGCGTACCGGTCATTCGAGGAAGTCGGTCAGCCGTCCCCGCCGCGCCGGATGACGCAGCTTGCGCAGCGCCTTGGCCTCGATCTGACGGATGCGCTCGCGGGTGACGCCGAAGCGGCGCCCGACCTCCTCGAGGGTGCGCTGCTGTCCGTCCACCAGGCCGAAGCGGAGCTGGAGGACACGGCGCTCGCGCGGTGTCAGGGTGTCGAGGACCTGCTCGACCTCGGCGCGCAGCATCGCCAGCGAGGCGATCTCGAGCGGCGCCGGCGCCATCTTGTCCTCGATGAAGTCGCCGAGGTGGGCGTCGTCCTCGGTGCCCACCGGGGTCTCGAGCGAGACCGGGTCGCGCGCGATCGCGACGATCTCCCGCACCCGGTCGGGGGTGATCCCCATCTCCTCACCGATCTCCTCGTCGGTGGGCTCACGTCCCAGCTCCTGCACGAGGCGGCGGGAGACGCGGATCTGCTTGTTGATGCTCTCCACCATGTGGACGGGCACGCGGATGGTCCGCGCCTGGTCGGCGAGGGCGCGGGACACCGCCTGGCGGATCCACCAGGTCGCGTAGGTCGAGAACTTGAAGCCGCGGCGATGGTCGAACTTCTGCACCGCGCGGATCAGCCCGAGGTTGCCCTCCTGGATGAGGTCGAGGAAGGACATCCCCCGCCCCATGTACTTCTTGGCGATGGAGACGACCAGCCGGAGGTTCGCCTCGGTGAGCCGGCGGCGGGCGTCCTCGTCGCCGAGCTCGATCGCGGTGGCGTACTCGACCTCCTGCTCCTTGCGCAGCAGGGGGACGCGACCGATCTCCTTGAGGTACATCCGCACCGGGTCGTCGAGCGCGGCGGAGGCGAAGGCCTCGGCCTCCTCGACCGCGTCGGCGTCGGCGTCGTCGACGCTCTCGAAGTCGCGGTCGCCGTCGGACACGTCGATGCCCATCTCGCGGAAGACCGCGAAGATGCGCTCGAGGTGGTCGGGGTCGGCCTCGAGGTCGGGAAAGCCGGCGAGGATGTCGTCGGGTGTGAGGTGGCCCTGCTCCTTCCCCTTGACGATGAGCTGCTCGGCCGTGCCGACCAGGTGATCGCTCGGAGTGGGGACGACGGGCGCGGGCCGCCCGCCCGGCTTCGTCATGGACACCTCCCGCCGATCACTGCGGCGAGCACGCGTGCCCGCCGCAGCGATTCCGGCGGACCCTGTGCGACGCCTCTACGGTTGCGCCGTGTCAACGAACTCCGCTACTGAAGCAGTCGCGGCAGTAGACCGGGCGATCGCCGCGCGGCACGAAGGGAACCCTGGCCACGCCACCGCACGAGGCGCACTTGACCTCGTGCATCTCACGCTGGCCACCGCCGTAGCCGCCGCCGCCGCCGCCACCGCCGTAGCCGCCGCCGCCACCGCCGCCGCCGTAGCCACCGTTGCCGCCGCCGCCGGGCCGGCCGCCGCCACCGCCCCCGCCGGCCGCCTTCCGGGCGCTGCGGCAGTCAGGGCACCGGCTGGGCGCGTTGGTGAGACCGCGAGAGGCATAGAACTCCTGCTCTCCCGAGGTCCACGTGAAGTCGACGCCGCAGTCGCGGCAATGCAACACCTGATCGGCCGACATGGACTAGTTCTCCCGATGGCGCCGGCAGCGCCGCTGAACTGAAGCTGCGGTAGGCGCGATGGCACCGTTGGCAGCGATGACGCGGAAGCCGCGATCGGACACCACTCTGTCGGTAGTGTCTGCCCGCACCTGGTGTCTCCTGCCTCCCAACGTCATGGACACGCGTGTCCGTGCGAGAAGGCAACAACGACCGCGGGCGGGATCACCTCTTCTGAGGTGTCCACCGGCCACACTACCACGTTGCCATCACCAGCGGTGGGCCCTCCGAGCTCCCGGCACGCGGTGGGATCATATCGGCTCGGACGGGGCGTCCCGGCGATGGCTCAGGTGCCCTCGGCGAGCCGGCGGTGACCGCCGGCGAGCACCCGGAGGATGTGGGCTCCGGAGGAGTCGAGCACGACCCACCCCTCGAGGGCGAGGTTGGCGAACACCCGGAGGCACACCTCGGGATCGCCGTCGTGGTGAAGCTCGGGGAAGTCCCGGGTCCAGACCGCGGACCGTCCCTCGGCGAGGAGCTCGGCGGCCCGGCGGAGGACGTCGGATTCCGCCATCGGCGGCCGGGGGTCCGCGGCCACGTCAGGGCACTCCGCGCCCATCGCGCGCCGGCCGGATCTCGACCACCAGCCGGATCCCGGTCCGCACCTCGCCGTCGATCTGGATCTCGACGAAGGACGGGGTGCAGCACAGCTCGATGCCGCCGGGGGCGACGTAGCCGCGCGAGATGGCGATCGCCTTGACCGCCTGGTTGACCGCGCCGGCGCCGATCGCCTGCACCTCGACCCTGCCCGCGCTGCGAATCACGCCCGCGACCGCACCCGCCACCGAGACGGGCCTGGAGGTCGCCGAGACCTTGAGGATCTCCACTGTGACCCCAGGGTGACAGATCCCCCGCCGGAGCGGCGGCCCCGGCGGCCCCGGCGGCCGGCGGCGGGCGGAAGGCCGCCTCGTGCGGACCCCCGTCCCGGCGGGATGGTAGGGTTGTGGTTGTTGTTATGGTGAGTGTTGATCGCTGCTCTCGGAGGACCCCGGATGCCTCGGGCGGAGGCCGTCGAACTGATCGTGCGTGGAGAGAGGGTGCGCCTGCGCAAGGCGGACGTGATGCGCGCGGTGGGTAACGGCGGGTTCGGTGTGGTCCGGCAGCACGCCGTGGAGATCGACCGGCGGCTCTACCCGGTGAAGGAGGTCTTCGCCCGGGCGACGGGGATCGACGTGCTCGACTTCAACACCACCCAGGCCCGGGCCGCGCTGCGGCGGCTCGGCTTCGAGGTGCGGACCGTCAGCCCGCTCGGCCATCGGCGCGGAGTCTGACGCCCCCCCGCGGCGCCCGCGTCGCGCCGTCCGCCTCGCCCCTCCAGGGGCATCCGAGAGATCGAAGGGTGTGCATATGACAATCGCGGTCGACGTCTCCGTCCGCCCCTCGCGCACCAGCGCCGGGACCGCCGACTACGCCCAGCTCAAACGGCTCATCGCCGCTCGGGGGCTGCTGGAGCGGCGCCCGCTCCGCTACCTGCCGCAGGCGGTGGCGATGATCGCGGTGCTCGCCGCCCTGGTCGCCGGGATCGGCCTGCTCCGGTCCAGCTGGTGGGTGCTGGTCCTCGCCGCCCCCGCCGCCTTCCTGTTCGGCCAGCTGGGCTTCCTCGCCCACGAGGCGACCCATAACCAGATCCTCAGGACCTCCCGCCAGAACCACGTCCTCGGCCTCTTCCTCTTCGACCTCTGCCTCGGCGGCAGCGCCGGCTGGTGGGCCGAGAAGCACAACCTCCACCACGCCCAGCCCAACCGGCTGGGCGTCGACCCGGACATCGACGGCGGCCCGATCGCGGTCAGCCCCTGCCAGCTCCCCCAGATCACCGGCGTGAGCCGGGTGATCACCCGCCACCAGGCGTCGGCGATCTGGGGGCTGCTCACCGTGGAGGCGGTGCTGATCCGGCTCCAGACCGCCGGCTACATGCTGCGGCGCTCGGGGCGCAACGCGACCGTCGAGGCGGTCCTGCTGCTGACCCACGCCGCCGCCTACGCCGCGGCCCTGATCCTCGTCCTCGGGGTGGGCCGGGGCCTGCTCTTCGCCCTCGTCCACCAGCTGCTGCTCGGCCTCTACCTCGGCCTCGCCTTCCTCCCCAACCACACCGGCATGACCCTGCTGGAGAAGGACGAGGAGATGGACTTCCTCCGCCGCCAGGTGCTCACCTCCCGCAACCTCACCGCCAACCCGATCACCGACTACCTCACCGGGGTGCTCAGCTGCCAGATCGAGCACCACCTCTTCCCGACGATGCCGCGCTCCCAGCTCCGGCGGGCCGCGCCGGTGGTGCGCGGGTTCTGCGAGGCGCGGGGCATCGCCTACCACGAGACCGGTGCCCTCAGGGCCTACGCCGACATCTATCGCCACCTCCGGCTGATCGCGTCACCGCTGCGCGGCAGGGAGGCGCGGGCGTCTCGGAACGCCCCCATGCCAGGCGACGATGTGGTGAAGCCCGGTCAGATGGCGGCCGGATCTGTCACCGTGGACATGTCTCCTCCCCCCGGATACGAGGAAAGCACTGTGGACTACGGACTCAAGCTCGTCAAGGTCGGCGGAGAGACGCGCTGGGCGCTCCACGACGGCCGGAAGGTCGTCGGCAAGCTCTTCGAGACCTACGGCCAGGCCGCCGCGGAGCGGACCAGGGTGCAGGGCCGCGAGCAGGCGGCGGCCAAGCTCGAGGCACGGGCCGAGTAGCCGTCGGTCTCTAGGCGCTGCTCCCCGCCGGTGTCGCCACCGGCGCGGCGGCGGTGCCGGCGCCGCGGATGAGGTCGGCCGCCTTCTCCGCGATGGCGATGGTGGGGGCGTTGGTGTTGCCCCGCACGATCGTCGGCATGATCGAGGCGTCCACCACCCGGAGCCCGTCCACCCCGTGCACCCGCAGCTCCGAGCTGACGACGGCGCCGGGGTCGGATCCCATCCTGCAGGTCCCGGCGGGGTGGTAGTTGGTGAGGGTGCACCGGGCCAGGAAGGCGCGCACATCCCGGTCGGACAGCGAGTCCGGCACCTGGTACGGGCTCTCGCAGTAGCGGTCGAGCTCCGGCCGCCCGCCGATCTCCATCAGCAGGCGGATGCCGTCGCTCATGCTGCGCATGTCGTTCGGCTCGGTGAAGTAGTTGTGCCGGATCACCGGCTTGGCGGTGGGATCCGCCGAGGCGAGCACCACCTCGCCGCGGCTGTCGGGCTTCAGGATGCAGGTGACGATCGTGAACCCGTGGTCGGGTGGCGCCGTCAGCCCCTCGTCGAGGTACATCACCGGGGCGGCGAGCAGCTGGATGTCGGGCGCCGGCATGCCCGCCTGGGTGCGGTGGAAACCACCCGCCTCGGCGATGTTCGAGGTCAGCGGCCCGGTGCCGCTCTCGACGAAGGCCTGCAGGTTCTCGGCGGTGGCGGCGGTGAGCAGCGAGACCGGCTCGGAGGTGGTCCACACCGCCCCGCAGAGGGGGTGGTCCTGGAGGTTCCGGCCGACCCCGGGGAGGTCGGCGACCACCGGGATCTGCAGGCGGCCCAGCGCCTCGGCGGGCCCGATGCCGGACAGCATCAGCAGCTGCGGCGAGTTGTAGGCGCCGCCCGCGAGGATCACCTCGCGGCTGGCCCGGAACTCGAGGGTCTCGCCGAGCCGGCGGCCGGTGACGCCGGTGGCGCGGCCGCCCTCGACGAGCACGCGGTGGACCTGGACCCAGGTCTCGACGGTGAGGTTCGGCCGTCCCATCGCCGGGTGCAGGTAGCCGATCGCGGCGCTGCAGCGGCGGCCGTCCCGCTGGGTCACCTGGTGGAGGCCGACGCCGTCCTGCTCGGCGCCGTTGAAGTCGTCGTTCAGGGCCAGCCCGGCCCCCTGGGCGGCCTCGAGGAAGGCCGGCATCATCACGTTCCGGGAGCGGCCGTCGGACACCGCCAGCGGCCCGCCCACGCCGTGGTACTCGGAGGCGCCGCGCTCGTTGTCCTCCGCCCTCCGGAAGTAGGGGAGGATGCCGTCGTACCCCCAGCCGGCGTTGCCGAGCTCCTCCCACTCGTCGTAGTCGACCCGGTTTCCGCGCATGTAGATCATCGCGTTGCACGACGAGCAGCCGCCCAGGGTCCGGCCCCGGGGGAGGTAGATGCGGCGGCCGTTGCAGAGCGGCTCGGGGGCGCTCGAGTAGTCCCAGTCGAGCGCAGTCTTGAACAGGCCGCCGAAGGCCACGGGGACGTGGATGCTGTCGAGGGTGTCGGGTCCACCGGCCTCGACCACCAGGACGCTGACGTCCGGGTCCTCGCTCAGCCGCGACGCCAGCACGCAGCCGGCCGACCCCGCCCCCACGATGATGTAGTCGTACACGGTCATCTCCTCTCCTCTCCTGGTGCCGGGATCGTGATCAGCCGGCGTGCGCGGGCACGGGCGAGCCGATGAAGTCGAGGACCAGACGGTTCACCTCGTCGGGCCTCTCCAGCTGCATGAAGTGCCCGCAGTCCTCGAGCACCTCGACCCGGCACTCGGCGGTGCAGTAGGCGGCGCCCTCGTGGAAGTGCTCGGGGATGAAGAGGCCGTCGTCGGCACCGGCCATGAACAGCGCCGGGGCGCCGAGGTTCTCGCCGGTGGTCGCCATCTGGGCCTCGATGAGGTCGTCCGACTGGCGGGTGCCGTCGACGGTGCATCGGTAGTAGCCGACCGCCGCCTCGAACACCTCGGGGCGCGACAGCATGGCGCGGATCCGGGCCATGTCGTCGGGGTCGATCGCCAGCCCCGGTGACCAGTCGCGCCAGATGTTCTCGATGGCGGCGCAGTCGTCCCCGCTGAACGACATCTCGTAGATGCCGGGCAGCTGGAGGTACCACATGTACCAGGAGCGCTTCATCTGCTCCCAGTCGGTGATCAGCTTCTGGAACGCGAGCGCGTTCTGCGGGACCGCCATGCAGACCACCTTCGCCATCCGCTCGGGAGCGAGGATGCCGGCGCCGCAGGAGGCGACCGATCCCCAATCGTGACCGATGATCACCGAGCGCTGATCGCCGCCGAGGGCGTCGAGCAGCGCCAGGGCGTCCAGCGCCAGGGTGGCGCACTGGTACTGGTTGTCGGGGGCGAGGCCGGTGGGGTGGTAGCCGCGCATCCACGGCGCCACCGCGTGCCAGCCGGCGGCGGCGAGGGCGGGGAGCATGTGCCGGAAGGTGGGCGCGTGGTCGGGGAAGCCGTGCAGGCAGAGCGCGAGCGGACCTCCCTTCGGCCCCGCGTCGATGTAGGCGAAGTCGATCCCGTTGGCGTGGACGCGTCCCGTCGGCTCCATGTCTGCTCACCCCCTGAGTGATCTGCTGTCGATGTCGTCGTCGTGGCGCGGGATGGTGCCCCGCAGGGTGGTGCCGCCGTCCTGGTTGCGCACCAGGTCGAGCTCGCCGCCGACCCGCTCCAGCCGCCGCCGGAGCGATGCGATGCCGTAGTGGCGGCCGTCGCGGGGCAGGTCGCAGGGCACGATGTCGTCGGGCAGCCCGCAGCCGTCGTCCTGGACGAGCACGTCGGTGCCCTCCGGGCCGTGGTGCAGGGTGACCAGCACGCTGGTGGCGCCGGCGTGCCGGGCGGCGTTGTGCAGCCCCTCGCGCACCACCGCCAGCAGCGCCGCCTCCTGCTGCGCGCTCAGCGCCACCGGCGGCCCGATCACGGCGAGGTCGGCGGGCAGCCCGGTGCAGTCGGAGAAACAGCCCACGTCGACCCCGATCGCGGCCGCCAGCCCGTCCCCGGCGCGCGCCGGGGCGAGGGCGTGCAGCGCCTCGCGCAGCGACGAGGCGGCGCGCGAGGCCTGGGCCTCGACCAGCTCGAGCTGCGCGGCGAGGTCCTCGGCGGCGGGATCCAGCCCGGCCCGCGCCCGGTGGGCGGCGGCCCCGATGCCGAAGAGCAGCGGGGCGACGTGGTCGTGGAGGTCTCGGGAGATCCGCTGCCGCTCGGCCTCGACGCCGAGCCGCTGGGCGCGCTCGGCGTGGAGGGCGGCGCCGAGGGCCGGGCCGGCGGTGGCGGCGAGCTCGCGGGTCACCGCGGCGACCCGGTCGCCGAGGTGGCCGGCGGAGCGGTTCACGGAGTAGAGGACGCCGATCACCTGCTCGCGGAAGCGCAGCGGCACGCAGACGATGGCGTGGACGCCCTCGCCCCGCACCACCCGGTCGATCAGATCCTCGGAGACCTCGGGCTCGGTGCCGAGGTCGGCGACCGCCACCGGCCTGCCCGAGCGCAGCACCCGGCCGCCGGCGCCGTCGCCGGCGCGCACCCGGAGGCCGCGCACCTCCGCGGTGCGCACCCGCCAGGCGCCGCGCATCACCAGCAGCTCCGGCTCCTCGCGGATCGCCATCGCGGTGGCGTCGGTGGCGGTGATCGCCCCCAGCGCACGCGCGGTCCGGGTGGCGATCACCGCGGCGTCGAGCAGTCCGACGATGCGCCGAGAGGCCCGCGACAGCCGCACCATGTCGTCGATCGCCAGCCCGGCGCGGTCCTCGACGGCGCTGCGGCGGCCCACCAGCTACAGCAGACCGGGGAGGGGCCACTCCTCCCGGTCGTCCGGGAGCGGCTCGGCGGCGGGGTCGAGCGGCGGTGGCTCGAGCAGGCTCAGCAGCTCCATCCAGCCGCTGAACGGCATCGCGTGGACCGCGCCCCCCCGCCGGAGCAGGCCCTCGACGCGGTTGTCCGCGGTCCGCCGCAGATCGATGACGTAGCGCACCGCCGACCTCGTCATCCGGGTTCGTCCGACGCCGCGATCGTAGGCGGGCGGCGGCCGGGTGACGACACGGGGGTCCGTAGTTCACTGCGGCGCCACGGTCGCGCCCGACCCACGGAAACCGGTGGGCGTCAGCTCTGGATGAGCCGCGCCGCCAGCTGGCTCCTCGAGCCCACCCCGAGCTTCGAGTAGATGTTCTTCAGGTGGTACTCGACGGTGTTGACGCTGACCACCAGCTGGGCGGCGACCTCCCGGTTGCTCAGCCCCTGCGCCACCCGGCGGGCGACCGCGAGCTCCTGGGGGGTGAGGCTCGCCCGCACCCCGGCGCCGCCCGAGGCGCTGACCACCCCGGCCACGGCGAGCTCGCGGTCGACGGCCTCGAGGTAGGGCCGGGCGCCGAGCTGGAGGAAGCGCTCCCGGGCCGCCCTCAGGTGTGCCACCGCCGCCGCCCGCTTGCCGGCGCGGCGGAGGAAGCGGCCGTGGGCGGCCTCCAGCCGGGCCCGGTCGAAGGGGATGGACACCGCCTCGGCGTGGCCGTGGCCGGCGTGGAAGGCGGCGGTCGCGGCATCGCCGCGCCGGCGCGCCGCCTCGAGGTTGCCCCGCACCCGGGCGGCGTTGACCAGCGCCGAGCGCCGCCCGCGGGCCGCCGCCCGTTCCTCGAAGGGCACCAGCACCGCCTCGGCCTCGTCGAGGCGGCGCAGCCCGATCAGCGCCTCGGCGAGCAGCTCCTGCCAAGGCCACCGGCCGCCGGGCTCGTCGATGCCCTCGCGGTCGGGCATGTCCCGGATCGGCAGCAGGGCCTCGACCACCGCCGCGTGGTCGGCGCCGGCGGCGGCGATCTGGGCACGGGCGATGCCGACGTCGGCGACGCTGTTGTCGTCATCGATCATCCGCGCGTACCGCGCCGCGGCGTCGGCGTGGGCGTGGGCGGCGGCGGAGTCGCCGCGGCCGGCGAGGGGCGCGGCGGCGGTGGCGTGGGTCCAGCTCAGCGTCCAGACGTGGTCGGCGTCCTCGCACAGCGAGGTGGCCAGGGTGGCATGGGCGATGGCGTCGTCCCACGCCCCGAGCCGGTACTCGACCGCCCCGAGGAAGCAGATGCTCGCGAACTGCATCATGAAGGGGCCCCAGCGTGCCGCCGCCGGCGCCAGCGCGGTGAAGTCCTCGCAGGCGCCGGCGAGGTCGTCGGTCATGAAGCGCATCAGGCCGCGCGCGTACATCGGCTGGACGTCGTCGGCGCCGAGGTCGCGCGGTGACCGGGGGAGGAAGGCGATCTCGCTCAGCCCCTCCTCGGACCGGCCGGCGTAGGCGAGCCCGTAGGCGAGGGTGTACCAGGGCGCGAGCTGCTGGCTCGTGCCCGCCGCCGCGGCCAGGGCGCGGCGCGCCCAGGTGACCAGCTGCGGGCCCCGCGAGCGCCGCACCAGCACCAGGGCGACGTCGGAGGCGATCTTGCTGGCGAGCTGCCGGTCGCCGCCGGAGTCGCGCGCCTCCCAGGCGGCGAGGAGCAGCTTCTCGCCCTCGACCGGGCGGCCGGAGTGGAAGGCGAGGCGTCCCAGCAGGTAGCGCGGGTAGGGGCCGTCCGCACAGCCGCGGACCTCTCCCGCGAAGGCCGCGGCGCGGGCCACCTCGCCGCCGACGAGCAGGAGGTCGACGCTCTCGAGCAGGCGCCGCTCGCGTCCCTCGCCGGGCGGGCTGAGCCGGCTCGCCCGC
Proteins encoded in this region:
- the rpoD gene encoding RNA polymerase sigma factor RpoD, which codes for MTKPGGRPAPVVPTPSDHLVGTAEQLIVKGKEQGHLTPDDILAGFPDLEADPDHLERIFAVFREMGIDVSDGDRDFESVDDADADAVEEAEAFASAALDDPVRMYLKEIGRVPLLRKEQEVEYATAIELGDEDARRRLTEANLRLVVSIAKKYMGRGMSFLDLIQEGNLGLIRAVQKFDHRRGFKFSTYATWWIRQAVSRALADQARTIRVPVHMVESINKQIRVSRRLVQELGREPTDEEIGEEMGITPDRVREIVAIARDPVSLETPVGTEDDAHLGDFIEDKMAPAPLEIASLAMLRAEVEQVLDTLTPRERRVLQLRFGLVDGQQRTLEEVGRRFGVTRERIRQIEAKALRKLRHPARRGRLTDFLE
- a CDS encoding zinc-ribbon domain containing protein, which gives rise to MSADQVLHCRDCGVDFTWTSGEQEFYASRGLTNAPSRCPDCRSARKAAGGGGGGGRPGGGGNGGYGGGGGGGGYGGGGGGGGYGGGQREMHEVKCASCGGVARVPFVPRGDRPVYCRDCFSSGVR
- a CDS encoding stage V sporulation protein S, translating into MEILKVSATSRPVSVAGAVAGVIRSAGRVEVQAIGAGAVNQAVKAIAISRGYVAPGGIELCCTPSFVEIQIDGEVRTGIRLVVEIRPARDGRGVP
- a CDS encoding acyl-CoA desaturase translates to MTIAVDVSVRPSRTSAGTADYAQLKRLIAARGLLERRPLRYLPQAVAMIAVLAALVAGIGLLRSSWWVLVLAAPAAFLFGQLGFLAHEATHNQILRTSRQNHVLGLFLFDLCLGGSAGWWAEKHNLHHAQPNRLGVDPDIDGGPIAVSPCQLPQITGVSRVITRHQASAIWGLLTVEAVLIRLQTAGYMLRRSGRNATVEAVLLLTHAAAYAAALILVLGVGRGLLFALVHQLLLGLYLGLAFLPNHTGMTLLEKDEEMDFLRRQVLTSRNLTANPITDYLTGVLSCQIEHHLFPTMPRSQLRRAAPVVRGFCEARGIAYHETGALRAYADIYRHLRLIASPLRGREARASRNAPMPGDDVVKPGQMAAGSVTVDMSPPPGYEESTVDYGLKLVKVGGETRWALHDGRKVVGKLFETYGQAAAERTRVQGREQAAAKLEARAE
- a CDS encoding GMC family oxidoreductase N-terminal domain-containing protein is translated as MYDYIIVGAGSAGCVLASRLSEDPDVSVLVVEAGGPDTLDSIHVPVAFGGLFKTALDWDYSSAPEPLCNGRRIYLPRGRTLGGCSSCNAMIYMRGNRVDYDEWEELGNAGWGYDGILPYFRRAEDNERGASEYHGVGGPLAVSDGRSRNVMMPAFLEAAQGAGLALNDDFNGAEQDGVGLHQVTQRDGRRCSAAIGYLHPAMGRPNLTVETWVQVHRVLVEGGRATGVTGRRLGETLEFRASREVILAGGAYNSPQLLMLSGIGPAEALGRLQIPVVADLPGVGRNLQDHPLCGAVWTTSEPVSLLTAATAENLQAFVESGTGPLTSNIAEAGGFHRTQAGMPAPDIQLLAAPVMYLDEGLTAPPDHGFTIVTCILKPDSRGEVVLASADPTAKPVIRHNYFTEPNDMRSMSDGIRLLMEIGGRPELDRYCESPYQVPDSLSDRDVRAFLARCTLTNYHPAGTCRMGSDPGAVVSSELRVHGVDGLRVVDASIMPTIVRGNTNAPTIAIAEKAADLIRGAGTAAAPVATPAGSSA
- a CDS encoding alpha/beta hydrolase — protein: MEPTGRVHANGIDFAYIDAGPKGGPLALCLHGFPDHAPTFRHMLPALAAAGWHAVAPWMRGYHPTGLAPDNQYQCATLALDALALLDALGGDQRSVIIGHDWGSVASCGAGILAPERMAKVVCMAVPQNALAFQKLITDWEQMKRSWYMWYLQLPGIYEMSFSGDDCAAIENIWRDWSPGLAIDPDDMARIRAMLSRPEVFEAAVGYYRCTVDGTRQSDDLIEAQMATTGENLGAPALFMAGADDGLFIPEHFHEGAAYCTAECRVEVLEDCGHFMQLERPDEVNRLVLDFIGSPVPAHAG
- a CDS encoding histidine kinase; the protein is MGRRSAVEDRAGLAIDDMVRLSRASRRIVGLLDAAVIATRTARALGAITATDATAMAIREEPELLVMRGAWRVRTAEVRGLRVRAGDGAGGRVLRSGRPVAVADLGTEPEVSEDLIDRVVRGEGVHAIVCVPLRFREQVIGVLYSVNRSAGHLGDRVAAVTRELAATAGPALGAALHAERAQRLGVEAERQRISRDLHDHVAPLLFGIGAAAHRARAGLDPAAEDLAAQLELVEAQASRAASSLREALHALAPARAGDGLAAAIGVDVGCFSDCTGLPADLAVIGPPVALSAQQEAALLAVVREGLHNAARHAGATSVLVTLHHGPEGTDVLVQDDGCGLPDDIVPCDLPRDGRHYGIASLRRRLERVGGELDLVRNQDGGTTLRGTIPRHDDDIDSRSLRG
- a CDS encoding AAA family ATPase, with the translated sequence MSTGTTGTREGRWLRAEAFVGRLDELGLLRVALEEADGGSPCFVLVEGAPGMGKTTLLQRFLAGATGVRVLRAGGEHEEHLLPYGVAEQLARSARVPLPDELASLGQTSSQSPEAFTIGAALVDLLGRLQADGPVAVVVDDAQWADLPSLLALLFALRRLQADRVLAVVAIRDEDARLPEGLRRLFTGERGVHLRLRGLDATELQELASGVIAGNLPVELAEQLRDHSGGNPLHVRALLEELPLERLLRASDAPLPSPRSFSVQVLSRLAGCSPDVCRLVVAASVLGLQCPLALAQRLGGVDEPLTALEGAMAARLLEPRNLESEHAVAFPHALTRAAVYHDIGPARRAALHLRAAELIGEESASLFHRSAAAFEEDEVLAGDLADYARREAGRGATPRAAAAMLRASRLSPPGEGRERRLLESVDLLLVGGEVARAAAFAGEVRGCADGPYPRYLLGRLAFHSGRPVEGEKLLLAAWEARDSGGDRQLASKIASDVALVLVRRSRGPQLVTWARRALAAAAGTSQQLAPWYTLAYGLAYAGRSEEGLSEIAFLPRSPRDLGADDVQPMYARGLMRFMTDDLAGACEDFTALAPAAARWGPFMMQFASICFLGAVEYRLGAWDDAIAHATLATSLCEDADHVWTLSWTHATAAAPLAGRGDSAAAHAHADAAARYARMIDDDNSVADVGIARAQIAAAGADHAAVVEALLPIRDMPDREGIDEPGGRWPWQELLAEALIGLRRLDEAEAVLVPFEERAAARGRRSALVNAARVRGNLEAARRRGDAATAAFHAGHGHAEAVSIPFDRARLEAAHGRFLRRAGKRAAAVAHLRAARERFLQLGARPYLEAVDRELAVAGVVSASGGAGVRASLTPQELAVARRVAQGLSNREVAAQLVVSVNTVEYHLKNIYSKLGVGSRSQLAARLIQS